The Heteronotia binoei isolate CCM8104 ecotype False Entrance Well chromosome 6, APGP_CSIRO_Hbin_v1, whole genome shotgun sequence genomic sequence AAGTAATTCTAGAGCTAGCTGAAATATCATTTTTATTCTGTTGGATACAAATGCAGTCTTGAAGACATACTGTACATTTTAAACCTAAATGATTCCTTAGCAATTCAAGTAAACTTTATAAACTTGATATTGTGAATATTCTCAAAATCTATCACACACAGATTAACTCCGAACTGTAAAGAGTTCAATGATTAAGAAGAGCCTGATTACAATTCTGCATTCACCCAACGTAATCTCATTTCCTGTAGCCAGGAGATGCAATCTGAAGAAGACAAGTGAATGGTAATAGAAATCTGAAAGAAATAATAAAGCACGGCAACATTTCATTCTTAAAGACTTTAGTAAAAATAAGCTTCAAAAGTCTGGTAAGGCATTTTTGGCATCTAATTCTGCTATATAAGTCTGCAATGCCATCACATACTTTGTGCTATGCTGGTGTATTTATGTGATGCAGCCTTTGCTTAACTGTATGGATGTTGTAACCAGTGCCTCGGTTCAGTAGCAGTGAACCTCAGGATTGATCTGTTAATCAGACTTCCTGAGCACAACTTAGAATGTCAGGATCAAGCACAACCCTCTCTCTCCATAAATTTAAATTTTCCTGCAAGCAGAACACAAAAACAAATGTCTGATCTATAGTAATTTTACCTCTTAAACATCTGCTAATTCTTTGTTCCATATTCTCATAATGGGTATATTAAACTTCAGTAAATGTGGAAGGCAATGTAACTGACCCTATTTATATTCAGCTGATATTTAGACTCAATTTATATTCAACTgatatttaaatatttgtattttaaccCTTTCCAAATTAGGCATACATAATTTAAATAGCCTGTGACTAGACAAATTATTGAGCAACATGCCTCATCTATTTTATCTCAATTATTCAAATGTATGCCAACTAAACCTACATTCTTTTTTCCTAGGCTATTACTTTCCCAGTTTAATCATGGTATCATCTCATACATCTGCTCTAGCCCTGAAAATGCAGCACTGATCTATGCTGGCTACATGTACACATATGGTCCTATAGACACTTCCTTAATTTTGGCTTTAAAGAACTGATACAGGCTCTCATACGAAACAGCACTATGACAAGAAATGTGAGCAAATGGACATGGTAGGAGAAATAGGTGGTAATGGGAAGATGCTTCCTTGGGACAACTGTTGCTCACTCCAGACAAAAGCAAGTGACATATGTATATAAAAGTTGCACATATCATTACAACTAGGAATATTTTCAGATTAGTGCAACAAGCAAAATAAATTCTACAGCCACATGTGCATGAGAAGCTGTAATTGTTACCATCTTCTACCAgtggtgaagacttttttgttttgcttggccTTCCATTAgtaatccctccttcctgcccactgtttttaatgtttttattttgtgttttagTTCTGGTTTTAACTGTATTAATGATTTCTGCAGCAGtcttaatgtgattttattgtgtGTTTTAATTTGTCCTCTACCTTGGCCCTTGTGCAAGCAGAAAGGCATGATATATATTTTGTAAAATAGAATAAATATTATAGTAGCTTTCCATATAACTAGGGATGTTTAAAAGTTCTCCTTAGGTTCTGAGATTATTAATTACTTGATCTTGTTGGAAGAATGGCATGAATTAGTGCTTTGCCATTCTTTGCATTTTGCTGATGTGAACATGCACCATCAGTTTTCCAGGTTTGTACCAATCTGTGTAATTAAGTCACAGTGAAAAAGGAATCTTGATTGTGACTGCTTGACAAGAGTTAATATTCCTTTTTATAAAGTTTTAATATACAAACTGAAAATTGTGGTAAACTGAGGATATGTGAATTTGAAAATTAGTGTGAGAAATTCTCCAGGAAGGCAGGTACAACAGACTACAGGGCAGAGCCCTAGTTGTGAGCTTTCTAGAAGTATCTAATTGGTCAGTACTGGAAAGGGGCCCTTGGGCAGGTCCAACAAGGCTCTTATTTTCTAAACAGAAATAATATACTCCTCCTCACATGTATAGTAGGATACATATTTCATTAGTCACTCTTTCCCAAATAATTGTGTCAGAATTTTAGCACTTCAAACGGGCTTTGGAAAAAAATGTTCATGATATATGTACTATTCTAGTCCTCCAGTGCTCAGGGGCCTTTCTGCATATCTAGgactagatttttaaaaatttcctattGACTACTCCTAAGAACCATAAGTACTAAGAAATAAGGAGTGTCAGTGGATGTTCCTGTTCCAGTGCAATGTAGTACACACATGCATTTCAGTCTTCTCAACATGCAGACCTTTAAAGCAGAAGTCTATTGTTTAAACCGATTTCATTTTACTTTACTGGGAAATTTAAATCCACTGAGGCAAATACAAAAGGTTGATATGAGTTGATCTCAAAGACACTCAAATGCCTAACTGAACACGGAATTCTGCACATATATCTATGCAAGCAGCACATTGCTATTTTAGTTACGTATACTTTGCTGTAATTGACTGGTATAATGAAGTTTTAATATTAAGGTTAAGAATTATGCTAGACGTTGTACAAGAGAAGTTAGAATCAGCAACATTGAATACCACTGATGCTGTAGGCGTCACACGTAGATGTCCAAAGCTGTCATGTGGAATGAAAGGACTATAAATCCCTACTATATCCCTGATCAACCCAACCCCTTTTGGTCAAGAACATAATCTCACAATTCAAGTTTAGCACAACTTGATCACTCTGGGCACTGTAGCTGTGGTGCACTGAAATGAATACATACTACATATAACAAAACCTGGCACACTTAGCATCTTAGGACAGCTCATTTTCTAAACAGATCTTTGCCAGCTATCAGATTCATTTTCCCTTAGTCTGACTCTTTTCAAAGATAAATCCTCCTTTGAAAAACCCAGTAACacttatgctttttaaaaacagatgatTTCAAAATATAACAATAAATTTGTCACCTTGTAAGCAGATAAAATGCCTTAAATTCATTCTAGATCATTAAAACTATAGAGGAAGCCACTACTGCCCCTACAAGTGATGCCTTACTGGCATTAACTGGATAATTAGTTTTAATAGGTGATGCAATTTATGGGAGGGTGACAGCTCTTAACAACAAACAATGAAGAAAATTCGCTTGAGAACTCACACATTTTCCAGATACTACACTCTTGTTTAGGAAGGAGCCATTTTCTTCTCATGCAACTTACGTAACAGAATATATAGGTAAATATCCTGTTTTTCCAAATGGAAGCAGGCTTCCCTTTAAATAAGGGTGGATTTATTATTCTGGAATTAAATGAAGGCCATCTATATCTCACCTAAACCTGTTCTTCACAGAACAAGTAAAGTGTAGGAACTGCACTTCAAATCTGCCTCTGTTATGAACTCATACTTAGCCCTGCAATATGGAGATAATCATTCTGACCTAGTTACAGGGCTTTTGTAAGGGTGACTGAGAAAGTGTGAAACCCTTCAGAAAACTCTAAAGTGCCATAGAACTATGAAGTATTGCTATTAATAGTCTTATTTGGTCCCATCAGCTTTATCCATTGGCCCTGGTCTTAGTAACCAATGCTCCCAACTACAGGACATAAAATTTTAAACAGTACAACTTCCGATCTACAGGACTTCAGCAAGACCTAAACTATATAACTGTGGCACAGAATGATGAATGAACCCCAAAACTGAAATGGTTTTTGAAAGTACGTTGGTTCTAGGTATAAAGGCTTGGGAACAGTAGGTTGTGAAGTAGTGAACACTAACCAAGTGAAAATATGTTGTGGGAGATAATCATCATAGCAATTAAAGATGAGCTGTACATTAAATACTGTTTTTTCCAGGTATCTTGGTATGGCACACAGAAATTATCTTTGTAACAATAGTAACAATATGGGGAAAAGACAAGTTTAAATGCAGAGGACAGTATTCTGCAGATATAAGAATACAATCATTTTCATGATCATAATTGCATCTCTAGTAAACCTGTACCAGGCTACTGATAACAGGTTCTAGAAAACAATCTTGGAACTAGCTGGCTAATAATAGAGAGCTGATTGCAGACAAGTTTGCCATTCATATTTCAAATCAATGAGAAAACTGCCAAAGGTTTTAATGGCTGTAGGAAAAACCAAGCTCAAAACTTCCAGAGTATCAGAAAGTACACCAATGCTTAACCTTACCTAAACTTTTTCTAAAAGAGAAAGACTGATGAGTGTATATTTTAACCACCATGAAACCATggcaaaacagaacacaaaaaaataaaatcagatgATCTACACAAAAGAGACTATAACATATTAAAATAcagacatctctctctctatataagGCAAGCCATGTTGCCAACAACTCATTTCACCTTCCGCTGGCTGAGCTGTATGTCGCTCAATTTCAACAGAGAGCAAtaccaccctccagccccaggacagatgaagaTTGGGCcattggggaagctgccttcaccTACAACTCACTTTTCCCTCATGTCCATTGCTAGGCAATCATAGTAtttcaagcttggttctgtcagtaaaatgtgGGGGTAGAAGGTCCTTTCcaagcctattttggcctttgagggagacatCATCAGGGTCAGTCCTGACTAAGGTTGTCAGCTCCAGTTtggaggaaaattcctggagattttgtggtggagtctatggaagccagagtttgggaggGCAGAGGTCTTAGCTGAATAGTATGTCACAGAGTTCACCCCCcagagcagttattttctccaggacgAGAGAGATCAGTTGCCTGGAGttgttgtgataccaggagatcttcaggcttcacctggaggttggctaccctaggcttggcagcaccctctggatgactcaatgccacctgactggcatgacttaggTTTCACTGCTTattactgttcagcagcagttccCCTATGACAGctggtgtggtgtagcagttagcatTTCAGAGTAGggcctgccagacccaggttcttgctgtggaagctgagtgagtgattttggaccagttgcagactttcagcctaacctacctcacaagattgttgtgcagaccaaaaggaggagaggagaatgctgtaaaagctgctttggtcccatccatggagaaagactacttttcctaggtaaaaactgcagggagtggggaggagatagaaagctgaaatcagaggggAAGATAAAGGCATGATGATGGTTGACTGGGAGggagatagggttaccaacttcaggttggaaaattcctggagatttgaggggtagagtCTGAAGAGgctgggatttgaggaggggtgggacctcagacaggtacaatgactccaccctccaaacagccatttcctcctggggaactattgctgccaatctccaggtgagggctggagatcactcagagtgATAACTGCTCTCCAtacggcagagatcagttcccctgaaaaaaaatggctgctttgcagagtggactctgtttcattataccctgctgaggttgcttccctcctgctttgatccccactgtggagaaagattgtgcttttcctaggcagaggctgcagggaggggggaggatatggaaagctgaagtcagatcacttcccaTACTGAAAATAGCTGCCCTGAGGCACATACTCTATAGTATGCCATAACACAACTATGCCAAGCCAAAAAAGGCAGGTCACGTCACAAGCCCACACTGATACTATACAGCACAAGGCCAAATACAATAAGAAAAGGAGGCAATAATGCACTGCAAGCAAAACGAATGCTGATCTTCAGCCTCTATGTGACTGTTGTCGTGCTATGACGTCACAGCAAATTGGCGCTGAGTGCCCAAGgcggggcactcacccagagcctccttctagaacccattgtatatattctcacaacaggccttatttctagtttttaaataaattattACACGTGCATGTGAGGGGAGGGGATGAAGAGATGGACAGGAAAAGAACAGCAACTTTTTCTTTAGAGTATGCACTGCCAAATGATTACTAGGAAAATGTGATCTCCTGCGGACAGAACTGTTACCTTTGTGCAAGATCCTATGTTGTGTATCTACTGTACAAAAGCACTGTTGCTCATCAAAGCCCATAATCTGAATATAATTTCAATTTTACCATGAGTTATTAAGGCCATCAGGACATGGTACCCTACAGCAATATAATGTATCAGCAGAACCATTTTATATACCAAAAGTTCTTTATTAAGCCAATTTCTGGTAGAGACACACTATGACTGGATTTTTTGGCTTTTGTTATGGTTGCTACTATTGTTATGATTGTTACATTTGAGCATTCTTGAGCTGTAACAGAAGCAGCAGCTCATAAAAAGGGGCCTGATTTTTAGAGGTTCTAGAAATCTCCCACAGGAACCAAAACAGTTTTGAAAACCAGTCAGTATAACTAGAAACTAAATATGAGTAACAGAGCCCAACAGATGCTTCCTTCACGCCATATTTCTCATTGGCATATTTGATTTAGAGTTGGAATtctttcctcagggtttcctctcAGTTTATACAATTGCATAATATTTTCCGTATTATTCTCTATCCCCTTTTTAATGCAGCTTTACATCAGCAGTGGCCTGAGTATGTTCAGCAGAAGAGGCTATATCCCAGGTACCACAATTCTAGATGATAAAAATATCACAGCtattagtagaacaaaataggagtcaagttgcacctttaagaccaatttagttttattcagaacgtaagctttcatgtactctctacacacacttcatcagacgaagaatctggtacagtgagcaaagccacatgtagctggtagtcagtggctcagaatgcaaactggtacaaatttaagaaccaatgacagtatagtaaaattacctggtttagaatgcaaaatgataAAGTCTTTAGATGGTCCCCCAAAGTTCCATGCAATAAAAGTGATGCAATGGTCTTAAGACCCTGAAGAAATTATATTTATAATAACTTTAAAAGACTTAAGACTAGCAACACTATTATCTTGTTTATATATTAAACTATCTATCTGCTATTTTTAATAAAATGAACTAAACCTTGAATTTAAGAAATCTAATACTCCTTAACTATTTCAGAACTATAATATCAAACCCTTAAGAAAATATGAAAGTTAGAATATGAAAGATTAGCTTACATTGCTAAATTATATAGAAATCTGGAAAAAATTGATGTTTAATGTTTTTTAGATGATCGTTACAATGCTatgaaagcagtggcaaacctgGCTCTCTAAAGTTAATTTTCTCAGAACGGCATGTTTTAAGACTCCTTCGGCTAGCTGCGGGTGGCATCTGGTCTACTGCCAATGTGTCAGACTCTCTGATCATCATCTGAGCTTCAAATAAACAAGCATCCAACagttttttattttcattttcagaaGATGAGGACGGAAGTGATAGAAGGCAATAACACCAAACCTAGTGCTCCTCTCCTGGCCCAACGATACCCAAGAATGGTCACGAAAGATGGGCACAGCACTCTCCACATGGAGGGTGCTCACGGGAAACGCCTTGCATACCTGAAAGATGCTTGGGGAATCTTAATGGACATGCGCTGGAGATGGATGATGCTAGTATTTTCTGCTTCTTTTGTCCTCCACTGGCTAGTCTTTGCCGTTCTCTGGTACCTACTAGCAGAGATGAATGGGGATCTGGAAATCGATCACGATTCCCCACCCGAAAACCACACTATTTGTGTAAAGTATATCACCAGCTTTACAGCTGCATTTTCATTCTCATTGGAGACACAGCTCACTATTGGTTATGGTACAATGTTCCCAAGTGGAGACTGCCCAAGTGCAATTGCTCTACTGGCTATACAAATGGTACTGGGACTTATGCTGGAGGCTTTCATCACAGGTAATTAGCTCTTATTTCACTATTAAATACTTCATGAGGTATGAGTCAAATAAAGATGCTTTTAAGGCAATGGAGGGGGGCAAAGCAGAGGATATAGCTATGCTACTGTGCATTCTTAAAAATACAAAATTCCTTTCTGAATAGCTTGACAAGATTTTACAGTGTGAGTAAGAGTACAACAGTGAAGAGACGGGAACTAAAAATTAATTGTGTACTACTGCTTGGGTCATGTGTAATTATTCCAACTGTTCAGTTCTTTAAACTTCCAAATAAAATAAGTGTTTTAATTTGAACATTCTTTCCTACATTACTCTGCTGTGTGAGAACAGTCAGTAGTGTTATCTTTTATATAGATTTCAACAGATCTGCCCAGATACAAATGTGTGGCTTAAAATGAAAAGTATACCCTAAGTAGGTTTGCCCAGAAAATAAGCCCTACTTAGTTCAATGGGACTAAGTAACTATATTTAGTACTGCAGCATAAGATATTTTATTGACAAAGAGTGTCATTAAATATTAGAGGGGTTTAAAAGTCTATTTTATTtaaagccattttaaaagggcTAATAATACTGAAAAATTCAGGTTATTTCATATCACTAGAAGCTTAATAATCAATGTAATATAATTAAAATGAGATTTATTACAAACTCTACCAACCAGATATGATATAACAAAGTATGAATACAAAACTCTAAACCACAAATCAGATGCTGGCTCTTATTCTTCTCTGTAGTAAAGTTAACCAAGATGGTGGCAAATACATTGGTGAATATTTTAATCaacatctgatttttttaaaaaaagttgcccAGCAACAGTATTTTTATGGTTCAAATAATCACTGTGGCAGATCTATATAATTCTGGTATTACTattaaatataatgtaaatattaATGCTAATATTAACATGAATCAAATACAGAATCAAATACACCTTCCTAATGGTAATTAGTTTCTGTCTACTCTACACCATGAAACTATGCTTAACTGCATGATCAGTATTTCAATTCTGTTTTTATTTAGGTGCATTTGTAGCAAAAATTGCCCGGCCAAAGAACCGAGCTCTGTCTATCCGGTTCACTTACTCTGCAGTAGTGACACACAGAGAAGGAAAGCCATACCTAATGTTCCAAGTGGCTAATACTCGCCCAAGTCCACTCACCAGTGTTCGGATTTCTGCAGTGCTTTATGAAGAACGTGAAAATGGTCAATTGTATCAAACAAGTGTGGATTTTCATCTGGACAGCATTACTTCTGAAGAATGTCCATTCTTCATTTTTCCCTTAACCTATTACCACTCCATAACTCCATCTAGCCCCCTAGCCATTCTCCTACAAAGGGAGGCTCATCGTCATTTTGAGCTAGTAGTCTTCCTTTCAGCCACACAGGAGGGCACAGGAGAAACGTGTCAAAGGAGGACATCCTACCTACCATCTGAGATCATGTTACATCACCACTTTGCCTCCATGTTAGCTCGAGGCTCCAAAGGGGAATATCAAATCAAGATGGAGAATTTTGATAAGACAGTTCCAGAACTTCCAACTGCAGACTCCAAAAGTTCCAAGAGGACTGATATGGAGATCCGCATCAATGGACAGCATATTGATAACTTTCAGATGTGTGAGACTCGTCTGACAGAATAGACTTCAAAAGTGGTATTATTCTTTTTCATTGGACTAGAGTATCATGTGtcaatattttctttttcctccccATTTCCTTATATTCTTTCCCCCGACCCTCAATAACTTTGACTTCAGAAAAATGTGCAAAATAAAAAGCATAGT encodes the following:
- the KCNJ13 gene encoding inward rectifier potassium channel 13 — protein: MRTEVIEGNNTKPSAPLLAQRYPRMVTKDGHSTLHMEGAHGKRLAYLKDAWGILMDMRWRWMMLVFSASFVLHWLVFAVLWYLLAEMNGDLEIDHDSPPENHTICVKYITSFTAAFSFSLETQLTIGYGTMFPSGDCPSAIALLAIQMVLGLMLEAFITGAFVAKIARPKNRALSIRFTYSAVVTHREGKPYLMFQVANTRPSPLTSVRISAVLYEERENGQLYQTSVDFHLDSITSEECPFFIFPLTYYHSITPSSPLAILLQREAHRHFELVVFLSATQEGTGETCQRRTSYLPSEIMLHHHFASMLARGSKGEYQIKMENFDKTVPELPTADSKSSKRTDMEIRINGQHIDNFQMCETRLTE